Within the Pieris napi chromosome 10, ilPieNapi1.2, whole genome shotgun sequence genome, the region CATTGAATCATACACGCCAACCTGTTGCatgcaataaaagaaaaagaaataggCTGCCCGGAAATACGAACCAGCGGACAACCGAAAAAACGACAAGCTGATTTATTTCCTATCTGTGGATTTAAAAAGAAAGGATTGGCAATTTAAATGCTATCCAGCTCTAGAAATCGGGTTTATGGTTTTATAAATCCTTGCCATTAGATTCTGGCTTTCACAATTACTGAGTCTTTGCTCCTTAACTTTAAAGTATATGGAAAAAAtggtttgaataaaatattttattacaattaacgTTTAATATGAgagtgaaaaatataatagtactAATTTCACGATGGGTTATACAGTGTTTTTAAAAGAGCGAAATACGACCAGGCTGTGCTCAGAatctgtaaaaaatacaaattaattttaacaacaaggaataaattaatatacaaacGAAATATATACCCACACTCATAAAGGCTCTTAAATTGACGTCAGCAAATCCATAAGCAGTTAACTTGCTTGCCATCTGAGCTCTGAAAACATACAACTAGACAAAacaatccatttttttttaaatttatttattagccggatacaaagtccattggcacAAAACAATCCACAATTTTAGGTGTTACCCGATTTCGCgtagaataaatttatattttactagattTGAGTCTGTAACTATGACACTGGGAAACAATTAATGCAGATAAAAGAATTGCTATAATAGGTCCGGAGATTAATTTAGTATATAACGTTAGGTAAATACTGTTTATAATCTATTTAGTGATTAAATATTGATAGACTGTGGCTGTGAAGCTGTCAGCTATAGCCTATAGGTAAGGCGCGAGAGCACTACAGAACTTATGACTTAAAGAAAACATGGAAAACGTAAACGGGtccaaatgttttaaaatgtttttaatataaaggtTGCTTACATAGCGCTTTCTATTTTTACGAACATATGCTATAGCTTCAGGCGCTTTATggttataaatgttaatacaaagaatattatacataccTTATCTGAACAATATTACAAAGTTTCCTAACTTTAACATCAGCATTGTACCATTTGCTGCTATACATTGCGTTACTTACACCAAAACTCTAAAAAAGGTTACAGAGACctaacaatttatatatttactaatataagtttaattattaagtgttTGACTAGTGGCTTGAGCGTTCGACAGAGCGACAGAGCgttgatacagaaatctgagcccAAGACCAAGGGTTGATAGttggtattttattattttatttattaatttaatataacagcagtgttggcctagtggcttcagcgtgcgactctcatcctctttctatgtgcgcatttaacattcgctcgaacggtgaaggaaaacatcgtgaggaaaccggcttagacccaaaaagtcgacggcgtcgGGCACAGGagcctgatcacctacttgtctattagagtgaaaaattatcatgaaacagattcagtaatctgaggcccagacctaaagaggttgtggCAACTGAATTTTCAATGTAATTAAACACTTGATTTGTTTCTGTAACATTCAATATTATGATTACTTTTAGATCATTGTAACATACCGACTGCATCACCAAGTCGCCgaagaaacaaataaaaaatatttgcaataaactTGTCAATAGAAAGGTAAGAAACATACTCGTAAACGCTTTGTCTTCCATACTCTGAAAATGTATTAGTCGAATCTCACAAATACATAACTATTTCAGCTTCATGATTCTGAATTTCATATAACATCATGCAacttaatatagttttaaatcgCATTTTTTTCCCTACAATGTTCAAGAGGAGATTATGACTTCAAAAACggattttgtaaaatagctGAAATAGCCTGACGCCGTCTTTCTTAGGAACTAGAGGACTGTTTTGTCCCTTTCCGTTAGATCCTATTACAACATCGTGGCCAAAAGAGACGGATGAATGCGTTTGTCAAAACGGTGTAATTAGACTTTTTTCATTCAGGTAAATCTATTGCACATATTGGTCCCCATCTTAACTCTTTAAGTTGTTATAGTAGTTTTGAgtatatcattatttaaaacgttgattaattatttatcgttTAATTATTGACTTGGTTTTAGTTCGGTAGGAAACAAATGAGACTCGTTTTTATCGTTAAATAGGTGAGCACTGATCAGTTATGCGTCAAACCGATTCAATTGTTGTTACGCTAAAATTCCAGAAAGTTCGCGACGGGTtatttcacatattttttcCGCTTTACGTttgattaacaataaaaacatttataaaaaaggaaaagGAAATACATACCATAACATTAAAGCCagttaaacaaataatcatTGAGCTTGTTAGAAAGTAAAGAAGTGTTGATTTTGAATAAACTTGATCTAGAATTTTCAAGGACCTGCAATAATTACGAATTACGAATCAGAtgctttaaagtttaaactataaaaatcttaaacgGATTCAATGCGAATTAAGACCAATTAAAAGTCCAGTTACAAGTAAGTCGTGGTAATATGTTTAATCAATGATCAATCAATTTTCTATCCATGCACGCAATTATTAATTGCTTGCTCGGTGTAGAACATTATAGGAATCAATTTGTGGCCAAGATGTGTTGTCGGTACCTGACTTGACCTGTCAGTAGACAGATCACCTTCCAGGTGATACAAATAAAGACATCTGAGTCGTTAAGGGTTTTAGACTACTAGACTTTgcgttaaaaattattaaaacgtaAATTTAGCATTGCAGtcattatcatattatatcatattatGGGCTACGATAAGGTTTTAATAACCCTTTCAGATTATTTATCAGTGactataaaatctatataaattgttatttttaattcagtgaagcttcaaaaattcaaataaacattCAGTTTCAAGAAAAACGACAAAACGCTACTCTAGGAAAGTCAGTCTAGTGATGCCTATGTATTTCCCCCCCAAATTTAGAGGGGTTTAAGATGTCCAGGGGATTTTTTATGCAATTTATAGTAAACCTCGAACATATATAGTATAACTGAatcaaacatattaaaataactactattttaaactacttaaatgtattttttaaaaatacatttacattttaattttttttttaaatcgatattTAGGGGTAGGTATTTGAAGTTGTTCTTAGGGAAAACATTCTGTAGGAGTTGGAATAAGACTATACGTAACTATACGTAAACAAACGCCAATCCATGTTAATTATctgttttatatatgtatatgtattactCTCAAAACTTTACACTGTTAAATAGCCTGTTGCCTAATTTTGataaaccagtatttttttaaatattaaaacagctATACCCTACCGTATCAGTCGTTGATGCCATTTCACAAGCTCTGTGAACTCCAGCTTTAAATTATCAGCGTTGAGTGATctatgtatgtttattttagaaaattttgTCTGTAGTATACGAAACTGTATCCGAATAAACATACAGCATATGTAAAAAAGATTGTCTGTGCTACATATATTGAGGATCGCTATGACTTctgaaaaaaaacatgaacATAATAATGAACGAATCGAACagaatatttcaaaaacaaataaatactagTTAGGACCATGTTGACAATATGTAGAACGAAAACATGTTTGCATTTAGTGTCCTTGCTTCATAAATACCTATAGGTTTCATATTATGTAGTACTAATTAACAGCTATCATTTTCTTGGAGCAAGTAGGCTTTGGAACAATCTCAAATTCACAGcggcaaaaaatatataaatttagtagaataattttaaataccttATAAACTAGAACGAACAACGAAATGTATTGTCTGCTTGTTATATCTGtagtaattgaattattttaaatggtaacatttttgaaatttgaaagATTTACAGTTCTTTAAGTTCACATAAATCCCGCGAATTTGTAAGGAGTTTTATTAGACTCACCTGACCACAGCTGATGCAAATACACAAACGGCCAATATCTTATATCATGTGAGTCAAATGGATAAGCAATCAAAAACGGCAACAAAAGATCCCATTTTCCGGTATTGAGATACTTAACAAGAGTCAAAATTAACGGTGTTATGAAGAACGTGAAAATCAATGCAAAATTCAGCACTTTAGACACCTTCAATACTTTATGCAAGAATTTCGTGTCCTCTCTAAAGATTTCTGTTATTTCTGTACCGTACATCGCTCGGTCTTCCAGCTCTCTTAGTGTTGCAATTAGTTCGTAGATCTTCTCCTCATTGCTTATTACAGAATATGTGCGAATATTTGCGAGACAACTGAACGCAAAACATGGAGCTATGTACGTTAGCTCTATGAACGATGCTCCCTTTTGAAAAGCAACAAAAAACCAGACGAGCGAGCCGAAAACGTCACAATTGTGCCagataaagttaaaaatatagatgCTGCGCCGTTTTATATGATCTCTTTTAGATAACCTATCATAGGAGAGGcctaaacacaaaaaaatgttatcgaGTTCTTTAAGGGCTCGATTTGTTTCCATGTTTGTTGAAATTTGAGTGAGACACAGCCGTCAGCCAGTTTGTTTAAATAGTTTGTAATTATACGCTgtataattaagtaaattctaaattcctgtccataatattaatattttagtaattatagtaatttaaaagcaGTGGTCCTTATGTATTTAGTGATTGGCCATTTCAGAAccatatagattattttatagttatgaAACCACCGAAAACTTAggataactttaaaaaagaaCTGTTAGTGTAATGGTTAAGTATTTGGCAACATCCAGGCTATAAGTTAGAACCCCAGCTTTACTTATCAGATTTTTCCAAACTTGCTTTTGTAAAGTAAAACTTTGTCATTTGGAAGTATTTGTTTATTCTGAAAAACAAGAAgcataaaacacaagttacTTTATGcatatatatttgtagtaCTAAAAAACCCAAAGggtattaaaaaacatagttACAAacttagatatttaaaaaaaaatcgaacaatattttataaacttcttACTTTATTTCTCTACTGTGGAAAAACACTGTGGAAACTCTATTATTCCTGTATTTAATTTGCATCTATGAAAAACGAAAcacgatattaaaattacatacaacGAATATGTAAGGATTGTAAGTATAAGAAACTCGGCTGAGGTTCCGCATAGGAAATACAATTTCGAATAAACGATGAATCTACCACTAGATAAAAAAACTTGACATTTAGATGGccgtgatttttttttttcaaaattttgttactgtataaaataaaaattgtcgaTCTTCccttgtaatttaatatgggAGGTCTGGCTCGGAAATCGGTGTTTTAAAAGGACTCGGctgtaaaatgttatatgcgcTACTTGTCATCATATAAGTGAAACCGTCTCCTTAAAATGCTTCttaaaaaattagtaaaacacaaatacacaaaaatatagaGTATAGTATTAATCTGCTAGTTTCGGGTAAGCGTGTGATATACCCTAGTCCAATAGCGGTGTTGCCGCCCTAAAGCCTATTCATACTTGGTTTAGTTTAGGTTTCCTCCCTAGTGAGTTTAGAACTGATAACTTAGACCCAGAATCTTCGCCTATCCCGCATCCTTAGCTCAGCCGCAGCTTGGTTGTGGCCCCCATTTGCTGGCGTAGATGACTCGGACTGGTTAGGGCTCTGCTTTAGCGTGTTCCGCCACAGCAGGCGGTTCCGTGGTGTTTTGTAGGCAATGCTATCTCACAGTGATACCTACCAAGGCTATACCCTAACGATCAGGCTGGTTTTCTCAGTGGATGCCCTCTGCCCAACTTAGGAGACTATAAGTAAGTCAATATAGgaatagtaatatttaaatgtgaataaatagaaaactaaaataaatttaaaaaaagggtgcatgtacttatgtacgcccgtaagaagttatacttctttggcattattaaaaatagtttttgattgcatgcaaataattaattacaactaaataatcaaagactggaaaaggagtcattatagtcaataaagttcagtttacatttgaaaaattaaataaataaatatttattattattctcttacattaagtgtaacataaattctattattatttgaatgccgtagcatcttccgtgagcaacttcattctgttaattttgtgtcacggtgcgcgcgcatcgtaaaatttcactctcatcaatttttcataacgcgcctaaagaagtataacttcaaaagtttggtccctgtggcagtgtgtACCTTTGATGCTGTCAGCATTTCCTacttgcgatacttattccttaaataaattataaccaaTTGATGCATCATGAACATTTATAGACATAATAGTAATGAAccctaaataatataatgttatcgCTTTGATAATTACGTGTTTCGTTCGAAACTTTAAGttcatgaattatttaatagttctttttaagcaatattttttcagtaatttatttaaatttatggtAAGCGCGTGGTCTAGGTATACTCGTACTGGGCCAAATATTATTCCACCTTTACTCTTTTGCTCTAATATGACTTTCCTATGTACTTTGCTGACCGACTATTTTTCTGGGAACCTTGACTTCAATGACGCTTGGAcgattttttcatataaactaATTCGAGAGTCTTTAGTTGTAAGTATGTAAgttattaatacattaatttaatatttgtttagcaGTATCATTGGTTTTGTATTTCTAACACAAAGTCGTCAGTTCACGGGTCCCAAAGAGCCGACTTAGGCTATATACTTATACTTCTGAGGTGACAACCAATATTAAAGAAAGCGCAAAGAGTGATATTTTTGTGAAGGTTAACAAAGAAGGAAGCTCATACCTTTCTGAGTAATAATCGCTCTTTATAATCACCACTACGTAGTCGACAGTTTTCCctagtaaatttttaagtttataagagttttaaaattcttatagACTTTCATGTACTCTATGCGAATAGATTGCTATGTGGTATCATTGCTGTCGGAGACATTTACGGTAAACACCATTTGGTTAATTAGGAATTACCTAACCTTTTCTATGACAAAATCATTTCAAAACATCAATTTcctgtattttaaatatgttaattatgaattaaagccccaaaaaattattagaatgtcaataattatattaaattgtatgttaCTTTTAGGATCTCGTTGCTATGCAGATGATAAAAATATGGATTTTATATTCCATCCTGACACATTATACTCTGAGTGTATACtgattcttttaaataatttcagatTAACAAGAAATTTATTAGGTCCTATACGCAGAAGTGATATTAATACCACTCACACATCGGTGGTGTTAGTGTGTGTGGGGTATGAAGTGCCCCGCTGCGCCAGACGGCAGACGGGAGTATAGGTATTTTATTACAGGGCTACTGCAATAttcacaatattaaattaaacttgtGCATTGTCAAGCTATGCATACTTTACAGTTGTATTGTAAGAACTatttagttttacattttaaaaattcagaaTTCAAAGCACCTAACCTCTCCGAGATCTGGTATACGAggtgtatttttatagataatctATCAAGTGATTCATAaccataatatgtatttacatgaATCGATTACTAAAagcgtaaataaattttattatatttcgttATTTGGATtggtatatatgtattattttatacgttAAACATTCTTACACTTAGCCACAACTAAATTTCATCCATTTTTAAGATTCTATTTATCtgaataatacttttttgaaACACTGACAGCCCTATTAATTTTCAAGCCCACCCCTCGTATAGCCCCCATAGTGTTTGGCAAGTGCACACACGGGCACATGTAAAAAATGACAGgcaataaatttgaaaaaagaacCTGTTCTATGGCACTCTATGGGTAGCGCATTGTCGTACGCCCATTTATAATTTCCACTACTGGAATTTGAAATTAGAATCAGAAATTCATTACATCTTACTAAGAACTTGGTTAAAATGTTGCTAATTTAAATGTGTTCTTGCTATATAGTATGTGCACAGTATAACAATAACATTACtgaataatgatttttatttctagacATATGCACACACTTACGTGGTTTAGTCATCAAGGCACATATGACGCATAGGTTCGTTTGCCAACGAAGCGATAATCGTATCGAATTAATTGGTAACAAAAGATTGGTGATAAGTAGAagatcttatttttttttatagaacgggggcaaacgggcaggaggctcacctgatgttaagtgatacccccgcccatggacactctcaatgctagagggctcgcgagtgcgttgccggacttttaagaatcggtacgctcttttcttgaaggacttaacaataatatattaatgatgCAGAAATGTGTCCACCACCAACCATATTATAACCTACAGTACCCCAAAAAGGAGGCTTTTGGGCTTTTTGGGGCTTTAATCGACGTCTTATGTACGATGTGCACAGGATGTAGGAGtaacttattatttctttacatttttggTGGATACATAGGTAGTACGAGTGCTGACTGATTTATCGGACTTATAGAATGTTAGAATGTGAgtaaaagatataataatagcTTATATGAATGAAACTACTCCAAAGCGTGGAAGAGGCAAAAGTCGGCTGGCAAGGTTATGGACATCAATATTTTGGGATGCGCATGGTATAATATTCATCTACTATCTTAAAAGGAAAAACCAACAATCAATCAACAGCGACTATTACTTAGAATTGGAGCGTTTGAAAACAGCCCCATTTGAAAGGAAGAAAGTGTTGTTTCATCAAGACAATGCACAGTGTCATAAACCAATGAAAACGATGTCAAAATTCCATGAATTGGCTCTTGGATTGCTTCCGCCTCCATCGTACTCTCTTTCTTGCCCGCAGCGCTTTTTCTTGTTCTCAGACCTCAAGAGAATGCTCACCGGACAGAATTTTTTCCGTTGTTGAAGAGGTATTCGCAGAAACTGAAGACTATTTTGAGGCTTAAGACAAATCTTACTAGAAAAGTGGTatcaaaaaattgtatgaccgCTATAAACGTTGTACTCGTAAGGCTACTTACTATATTGAATAatcatagtaataattaaatatattttttttatgttagcctacgaacttttatatatttaagcgATGATTTTAGAGACCTATTTGATCGTaaggaattttaaatgaaGTTTGTCgatcttaattttaatactcaaaaatcttataataatagtattatgGGCATTCTCTAGTTAGTAATAAGATGTAAAATAGCAAAGCATATTCTGTCAATTTTTTTGGTCCAAATGTCGCCACGCGCTAGAAACTATATTGACCTGAATTGAAtccaattaaagtaaaaattcaAGTCAAGGACGGAATGTTAGCGAAACGTGATTCAAGGTTAAAACAGAAAAGGACAAGATTTAAAAGATGTTGTATTGCCAAACTAATTCCACTTCAAGGATCCTTTGAAGAGCGTCTTCTTCTTCATCGTCTTCATTACTAAAGCCCTATGTGGAGTTGTTTCATCCACACTGCTCTATCTTCCGCTCGTCTCCGGGCATTAGCGATATTGGGAATTGTCTTGACGTAACGCTCTGTAAGAGCGTACACATtcttactaaaaatattttattcgatATCCAACTATATGATAGGTATATCGTCCTATAAGTAAACGATTGATTACTGCATAGGGTATTAAAAAAGCTTCGCTTTTGATTGGATCTTGTGTGACCTTTTCTAAATCCTTATAAAATGGATTAATCAACTATCAATAACAACACTGCAAAAGGAACATAGCTtatatacaaaacaatacaaaaatacaacagGAATGATAATGTTAATGAACGACTATGTACGGTTGAAAGATAATAACTTAGGTTTATCTGGAAGGTAGATAATCTTAGGTTTTTGGAAAACTGCCAAggacaaataattattaaaactatgaCAGTATCTTTATTagtagaatttaaaatttaacatccattaatataagattttaaatagtGTAAGCAAGTTTAATTGTACATAGTTCTGAGAAGAGCGAAATATGACCAGGAGCGGCTTAGaatctgaaattaaaaaagacaTAAAATTTCACTACATGTTAAAACATACATgacgtaaaacaaaagacgaaataATGGCGCACGttgttcaattgtttttggtCAACATCATCTAGATTCTAGACCAATCACAGACATGCGATAAAATTCGTTAGACCTATCACAATCAAACGAAACAGAATAATTTCGTCATTTTACTCGATGTAACTATGCGTTTGATTAAAAATCGTCCAAATAAGTGAAACATGAGAATTAAATACTAACTTGTCCCGGCTTCTTGTAGTTTTATGGcttataaacatacaaaattaaagatataaaacaaattaactataatattatttgatttgtatACCGTTGTAAAAGCTCTCAGATTAAGAGTTGCAAATTTGGCTGCCGTCAGCGTACATGGTTTTTGGGACCTGAAAAAAGAACCATAGCACGTTTGCTTTTgaatagtataaatataacatatcaTGAGAAGACAATTATATGCAAATTACGTGTTTATACTGACAACTATTGTTATTAGTCGAAGTTGCAGATAAAAAAaggtacataattttataatggAAACCCAAATCTGGAACTGCCCGTTAAGAGCTTTAATATTGATTGATAACtatgttatttgttagttatatAGCCTTGacataaagtttaaaaattgaaaCAGTACTGATTTATTTCAGTAATTCTAGTTTAGCTTTTAGTATAAATACACAGCCAAGAAACATTACACATCCAAGAACTCTACAATTATCTGTGTGATCAGTTCTGTCACCAAACATCTTAATGGTAAACCCAAATCTGGAACTGCCCGTTAAGAGCTTTAATATTGATTGATAACtatgttatttgttagttatatAGCCTTGacataaagtttaaaaattgaaaCAGTACTGATTTATTTCAGTAATTCTAGTTTAGCTTTTAGTATAAATACACAGCCAAGAAACATTACACATCCAAGAACTCTACAATTATCTGTGTGATCAGTTCTGTCACCAAACATCTTAATGGTAAACCCAAATCTGGAACTGCCCGTTAAGAGCTTTAATATTGATTGATAACtatgttatttgttagttatatAGCCTTGacataaagtttaaaaattgaaaCAGTACTGATTTATTTCAGTAATTCTAGTTTAGCTTTTAGTATAAATACACAGCCAAGAAACATTACACATCCAAGAACTCTACAATTATCTGTGTGATCAGTTCTGTCACCAAACATCTTAATGGTAAACCCAAATCTGGAACTGCCCGTTAAGAGCTTTAATATTGATTGATAACtatgttatttgttagttatatAGCCTTGacataaagtttaaaaattgaaaCAGTACTGATTTATTTCAGTAATTCTAGTTTAGCTTTTAGTATAAATACACAGCCAAGAAACATTACACATCCAAGAACTCTACAATTATCTGTGTGATCAGTTCTGTCACCAAACATCTTAAtgataaaatgataaagttacTAATACCTTAAAAGTACTATGTATAgacttttcttaattttcaCTTCAGCGTCGTACCATTTACTGTTGAAAATCGCTTCACTGACTTGTGAACTctgaaaatacaattaactaCGTA harbors:
- the LOC125053100 gene encoding odorant receptor 67c-like; its protein translation is METNRALKELDNIFLCLGLSYDRLSKRDHIKRRSIYIFNFIWHNCDVFGSLVWFFVAFQKGASFIELTYIAPCFAFSCLANIRTYSVISNEEKIYELIATLRELEDRAMYGTEITEIFREDTKFLHKVLKVSKVLNFALIFTFFITPLILTLVKYLNTGKWDLLLPFLIAYPFDSHDIRYWPFVYLHQLWSEVIAILNICSTDNLFYICCMFIRIQFRILQTKFSKINIHRSLNADNLKLEFTELVKWHQRLIRSLKILDQVYSKSTLLYFLTSSMIICLTGFNVMSMEDKAFTSMFLTFLLTSLLQIFFICFFGDLVMQSSFGVSNAMYSSKWYNADVKVRKLCNIVQIRAQMASKLTAYGFADVNLRAFMSILSTAWSYFALLKTLYNPS
- the LOC125053022 gene encoding odorant receptor 67c-like, with amino-acid sequence MMEQLYSKSFLFNIMLSSVLICLGGFNIVFSKQFGQVFAYVNFLVMCMYQIFMICYFGDMVVISSSQVSEAIFNSKWYDAEVKIKKSLYIVLLRSQKPCTLTAAKFATLNLRAFTTILSRSWSYFALLRTMYN